GCATCGTAGCATCAACCATCGGCTCTGCAATGCTTATATGCTTCCCGCACTTCTGGGCGAGATTGACAACAAAGGAGTCAAGCTCGTCAGGATCGTTGAATATTATGTTCGTGCGGAGGTTTGTGTAGTTGCGGTGGTAGACGTACATGTACTTCTGCACACCATTGCAGGAGATATCCTCAAGCATGGGATCAAACATTAGGGGAGTGATCTTGTCATAATAAAGAAAGTCCCTCATGATATAATACCAGATTTTGTAATATCCTCTATCATCAAGGTCAAACCCGATTTCGGAAAGGAGGTCATCAAAAACTTCCTTTAAAAACGCCTCTTTGTTTATTTTTTCATCTTCGAAAGGCTCCTCCTCAAGTTTGTCTCTGAGGAGGAGTGAGAGTTCACCGTAAATCTCCATCTCGTACGGAGAAAGACGTGGCTCAATAACATGATATCTGTATTCCTGCTCTTCATCGTTGTATATTATGTATATCTTACAAAAAGGCTCCTGAACCCAGTACTCCTCAACGACGACCCAGCCAACAGGCGGAGAATACTCAACCAGCTCACCGTGTTCCTCAACGCTATACTCTTTTCTCTCAACCTTACCAGCGATTTTCTTCTTCTTTTTGACTTTAATTACTTCTTCTCTTTTTTTTGCCTCCTCAATGGCGTCTAAAGCTTCTCTTTCATAATCTTCAAGCTGCTGATCTTCTTCCTGCTGTACTTCCTGCTGTGTTTTTCTTCTCCTTATTTTGAGCATCATGATAACGTGTAAAAAATCATAATTAAAATTTTCTCTGGATGAGGTCAGTTCTCATAGTTTGTACTTTTAGAAGTCTAATTACAGGGAATTCTCGAAGTCAGAATCATTATTACAGTCGAACCAGGATGTGATAACTGAATATTTGATGTTTGCTAACCGAAATCTATATAAGACTGATATTTGCTGACTTACCACAACGAAACGGAGAGAATTCATCAAGTGTACTGCTATCTTCAGCGCTACAGCAGCAGGAATACCACCATTTAGTCTTGTCAGTCTACCCAATATAGTAGAAAAAAGAGGCGAGGGGCTTGTTGTCTATCCCTTCCTTTATAGATTCGTCAGCAAATCGTTTCAGATCATAAACACCAAGCTGTGGGATTGCAAGTGGTGTACCAACAAATTTACTCCTCTCAAAAATGCAACACCGGCGATTCTAGGCATTGGTAAAATCATTGCATTTGTGAAATCAGCACTACCGATATAAATCAGTATTTCAGTAAAGTCGCAAGAATGGAAAAGATAGCCTCGCAATACTTCTACCGAATATTCCCCGACTCCGAGAACATGGATCTGTATCTGCCCCGGGAGATGGTTCAGTTCGAGATAAAACCTGGGAAACTAACGAGAAGCTGGAGGTGGAGCAAGGGTGGTGGAGAACTGGCTTAACCTCCACGTAACTTCTGTCTGCCAGCTGAATTGCAGGCAATGCTACTTCAAGCGCTATGATGGCAGGAAGGGCGAAATTCCGCTGGATGCTATAGCAAGGATTTGTGAAGATTTCCTGTCTACTGACTTTCCGCTTGACGGCTACACAATAATTCTTGGTGGTGGTGAGCCCTTGCTATATTCGCGTAAGGACTATATTTTCCTGTAATGGATCTATGAGTGGAGAAGATGTTGTTTGTTTTGAGATAGACAAAGATGGGAACGTTTATTACATTGAATGTGAGTAGGAGGTGTTATGGGTGAATAAAAAAGGAAAGAAATTGTTGATCGTGTTGTGTGGTGCTTTATTGATTGGAATCATTGTTTTTGTCAACTCCAACGAACGGAAAAAGGAAGAAATCAGGAAAATCAATGCGAAGCTCAGGGAAGAGTTCGGGGATGAAGCCGCCTGGATGATCTCCGTAAATCCGAGAACTGGAGAGAAAAGTGTTGATGTGTTTGTCCACTCAATGCCTGCCAATCAAAAGTTGAACACGACAATTGACGGTTGGAGAGTCATGTCTACAGCACCCGCCGGTGAAGGTAACGAGGTAATCTTTTAAAATCATTGTGGGTTAACGAGCCTTTCTGCAACCTTTTCCACTTTTTTCAAAACTTTGCTTTCATCCATTGAAAGCACAGAACTATCCTCAACCACCAGCTCCCCATCAACAATCACATTGCTAACCTCACAGCCGGTGCTTGCGAATAGGATGGAACTCGCCGGATCGTGCACTGGATGGTGTCTCAGAGATCTGTCTATCGTTACAATATCTGCCAGAGCCCCTTTTTTCAGAACTCCACCGAACAGGTTGTACGCCCTGTAGCCATTTTCGGTTGCCACCTTTAGCCAGGTTGACGGAGGGAGAACTCTCTTTCGGAGGTTCTGGAGTAGAGCGGCGAGTCTGATTTCCTGCAGAAGATTCAGCATGTTATTACTTGCAGCCCCATCACTGGCGAGTGAGACGTTTATCCCCATTTTCAGCATCTCATACACCCTCGCTATACCCGATGACAGTTTCATGTTGCTTGATGGACAGTGGGCAACAGAGGTGCCGGTGGTTGCGAGCAACTCCATTTCAGAGTCCGTCAGCCATACGGCATGTGCAACGAGAGTTTTATCGTCCAGAAAGCCGATTGAGTGCAGCAGTTCTGCAGGCCTCATGCCATACTTTTTCTTTATTTCTTTGACCTCCCACAGAGTTTCGGAGAGGTGTATGTGCTTTATAACATTCAAATCTCTGCCAATTTCTGCCACCTTTTCTAAAAATTCCGGTGAGCACGTGTATGGAGCGTGGGGTGTGAGCATGCACCTCACCCTTCCACCAAAACTGCCATCATATTTTTTGATCAGTTCAACCCCAATCTTCAGCTCCTCTTCACCCCTCTTCTCATCTCCCCTGTCCGCCATTCCATAGCCGATTACAGCCCTCATCCCCGATTCTCCAACTGCCTGGACAACTCCGTCCATGTAAATGTACATATCAGCAAAGGCTGTAATCCCGGATTTTAGCATCTCAACACAGGCAAGCACGCTGCCCCAGTAAACGTCTCTCTCCCTCATTCTTCCCTCAATTTCCCAGACCTTTTCGAGCCAGTCTCTAAGCGGTAAACCCTCCGCATAGCCTCTAAGAAGAGTCATGGCCGCATGCGTGTGGGTGTTGAAAAATCCCGGAAAAATGAACATTTTCGATGCATCGATCTCAATATCTCCCCTGATGTCTTCTTTACCAACATACGAGATTCTGTTTCCGTTAATACCAACACTGCACTCGATAAATTTCCCGTTGATGAAACATAACCCGTTTTTAACCGCGATATCGTACATGGAGTGTCTTGAACAGTACCCGGATATGATACTTTCGTTCAGCAAGTTTAAAATAATGTAAACTGACAAAATTTATGAACGTTCTTCTCAGCAGGAAGGATACGATTAGATTCTTGATTCTCTCTGAACTTATGGTAAACCCGGAATGTAATCAGCGTGACATTGCCAGAAAGCTGAATCTAACACCTCAGGCAATATCAGAGCATTTCAAGGAGATGGTTGGTGAGGGACTGATAAATGTCATTCACAAAGGTTATTACGAGGTTACAAAGAAGGGAGAGGAATGGATGTCCCGAAATCTCATCGATCTGCACGTTTTCAGCGAAGAACTCCTCAAGAAAATATACTCAAAAACGGTTGTTGCGATTGCGAAAGGGAAAATAAAAGAAAACGATAGGGTTAGATACTGGTTTGGCGATGGATATATATTTGCAGAAAAAAGCTCAAACGGAAATGGAACGGCCTTAACGTCTGCAGAAGATGGGGAGGATATCCTCATTAAACCCACGGGAAGTTTTGAACCGCCTGAGAAGGGGGAGATAATTGTTGTCAAGGTTCCGGATGTTGCCGAAGGAGGAAGCAGGAGACTGAATCTCAATGAATTCAGAGAACTTGTCAGATCACGCCCAAAAAGTATAGTTGTGGCGATAGGAATCGAGGCACTTGTGGCATGCAGGAAAATAAGGGTTGAACCGATATTTTTTGGTGCAAAAGAGGTTTGCATCGAAGCAGCTCATCAGGGCAGCGGAGTCATTGTTGCGTGCACGGAGGGCAGGATAAATGATCTGCTCAGAAGTCTCATAGACGAAAATCTTGAATTTGAGATCAAGGACATAGTTATTTAAGGAAAATTATATTTCCTCTACCTTTTTTGACCTTCTCCACAACCCCTCTTCTTTCAAGATCTGCTATTATTAAGCTCATCTTTGCCTCGCTGTATCCGAGCCTCTTTCTAAGTTCCTTCTGGGTTATTCTTCCGCCTTCTCTTTTTATTATCTCAACCACCTCTGCCAGGTCTTCAGGTAAGTCGTCTGCATGTTCTGCAGACAGCACTCCGGAAGGCACGTCTGTTTGTTCTGCTTCTCTTCCCGACCTCCTCTTGATAAGGTAAAGCGCCACAACAATAAAAGCAGAGGCTGCAGCAGCGAGGAGATAGTAAGGTGGCTCACTTTCTACGTTAATTGCAGGAAATTCGGGAACCTCCTCGATTTCTCCAAGTTTGGGGAAAAGAATTAGGTCGAACCTCGTTGTGTTTTTTACAGTAAGGTTCTCCACTGCCATATATTCTCCAGACCATGCAATTATTGTGTAATTTCCCGGCGAAACGTTGAAACTGTAGCTGCCATCCTCAGAAACAATACGCTGGACAGTTCCATCTTTTATCTCAACTATAACGTCCTTCATCACATCGAGCGTATCCCATCGGTAGATTTTTCCGTAAATTTCAGCTCCGTCTGCAACTGCTATTGCCAGGATCAAGACCAGTACAACAACGGACAACCTCATAGCAAATCTCTAACCTTTGCTACCGGGGGCGTCTCTCTTTTATGTTTCGTTCTCTCCACCAACTCCAGAACCTTTACGAACTTTTCGTCCTCTCTTTTCTCACCCTTTTCAATGGCCTTCAGTATCTCATCAAGCTCCTGGTAGGTAATCCCGAGTTCCCCCTCATCAGTTTGTCCCCTCCACAAACCGGCAGATGGTTTTTTCTTTACTATTCTTTCCGGCACTCCAATGTATGATGCCAGCCGGAATACCTCTGTTTTATAAAGGTCACCGATCGGAAGAAAATCAACACCTCCATCCCCGTATTTGGTGAAATACCCGATCATAAGCTCACTCTTGTTTCCGGTTCCTGCAACAACTCTGTTCATGCTGTTGGCATGGTAATAGTTGAGAATCATCCTTATCCTTGGCTTCAGGTTCGCCAATGCCAGCCCCTTACGTTCACCGTCAGCAGATTCCAAAAAAGCATTCAGAATCTCATTTATTTCAATAATTTTGTATTTTATTCCCAGTTTCTCGGCAATTTCAATAGCATCTCTAACGTCTTCCTCGGGTGTAACGCCCCTTTCGGGCATTATCAGTCCAAAGACCCTTTCATTTCCCAGAGCCTTGACACATAAATATGCCACGGTGCTGCTGTCAACACCCCCACTTAACCCAATAACCACACCTTCGGATTGTGATGAGTTGACAAAATTTATTATGAAGGACTCAATTCGCTCAGTAACTCTGTCCCAGTTCATGCAGTCTTTTTTTTGTCTAGGAATAAAAAACTTCCTTACTCCCAGAATGCCGTCAAAAAGTTTTTGTCTGTTAAAGCCTCAATAAGAGCATGGTGGTTGAAAGGCGGATGACAAAAAAGTTTTTGGAGGACGCATTTGCCGGTGAAAGCCAGGCGCATGTGAAGTACGCAATATTTGCTGAACAGGCTGAGAAAGAGGGATACGGCAATGTTGCAAAGCTCTTCAGGGCAATTGCATTTGCAGAGCTTGTTCATGCCAGAAACCATCTTAAAGCTCTCGGGAATGTAGAGAGTACAGCAGAAAACCTCGAAACTGCAATTAGGGGAGAGTCATACGAGGTTGATGAAATGTATCCCGTTTTCAACAAGGTTGCAGAGTTTCAGGGCGAAAAAGAGGCTCAGAAATCTACGTACTACGCTCTTTCGGCAGAAAAAATTCACGTGGACCTCTACAAGAAGGCAAAGGAAGCTGTTGAAAGCGGAAAGGATGTAGAAATTGAGAAAGTCTACATATGTCCTGTTTGTGGTTTTACGGTCGTTGATGAGGCTCCAGAATTCTGTCCGATCTGTGGGACAAAAAGAGACATCTTCAAACAGTTTTGAGGATAAAATAAATAAAGCCAGAACAGAGCAGAAATCATGGACTTCCTGAGAGTGGAGTTTGACATTCAGCATCATCTGGTACTCTCAAAGAAGAACCGCAGAGACCATGCTCTCATTAGGATGATAGTTTCAACTCTCTCAACACCGGGAGAACTTGCAAATCTCAGTAAGAGAGATTTCAGATTCAAAAAGACAAAATCATTCGATTACTATACAGTCAGGTTGTCCGAAGGTGGAAGAAGCAGGATTTCTCCTGTGGACAGGAAAACCTATGAGATAATTCAGAGTTTACCGGCAAAGCCGTTTGATCTAACCTGGAAGGAAATGGATGAGATAGTTGCCAAATATTCACCGCTGGACGTAAGGTACACCTGCGTGAAGTTGAGAGAGGCCGTCAAATCGATACTTTCTGACTCCGCATTTTTTGGAGAAATTGAGGATATAAAGGATATCGACAGGAAATACGCTTTTATGATTGACTTCAACCCTCTGTACACCGGTTTCTGGGATCTCGAGGAAGAAGATGGTATTGAAGATTTTGTTTTGAGTTATGCCGAAATCAACAAAATTAAGGACAGCAAAAAAATTGCCTCAGAAACGGGAATTGATGAGGTTATTGTGAGGGAGATACTCGAAAGCGGAAAAAGGAGTATTCTAGCATTTAAAAATTGAGAAAAATTTATCTCTTCGAAGACGAAAAGATTTATCGTGGCGGAAATGAAAGTGGCTGTTGGACTTGTAATGGGCAAATCGTCAATATCCGAGTTCAGCTTCGCTGTAAATCCCTCATGTATCCCAAAATTTGGGGAGTATGTGATGGCAGAAAACAGAGATGGGGAGGGAGTGATAGGAATTGTGAGGGAGATATCTAATTTCAACAGAATGATAATCGACGAAGGATTCAGCTTTGAGTATCTCGTTAAGAACATAGATTTCTCAAGGAAGCTTCTGGAAAAGAATGATGTGGTTGTTGCCAGTGCAACGGTAATTGGCGTCATACGGGGTGGGGAGGTGTACCCAAACAGGGTGCCTATTAAACCAAACTCTGAGGTCAGATTAGCAGATGATGAACTTCTTTCCACACTTTTCAGGTGTAAAAGTGGTGTGGAAATTGGCCAGATGATTGCCAGGCCGGATATATCCGTTTCTCTCGATATAAAACAGCTTGTGCTGAGACATTTTGCAATTCTATCTGTCACGGGAGGCGGAAAATCAAACACAGTGGCTGTACTGGTAAATGACGTGGTAAGGAAGCTCAATGGCACAGTTGTGCTGATAGATCCTCATGGTGAGTACGTCAGTTACACTTTCGAAGATGGCAGTGAAAATGGAAAAAACGTTGTTCCTGCTGGAATAAGGCCGGAAAGACTTGAACCATGGGAATTCGCAAGTCTTGTCGGGATAGACAGGGAGAAGGCTGCGGTTCAGAGAATGCACATGGAGAGGATATTCACGACTGTGAAAAAAGAGGGAAAATCGGGAAAGGAGTTTATGGAGAGGGTTCTGGATATTGCCGAGGAGTGGATAAACCTTGCTTCGGCTAAGGGCGAAGCGGAATACTACGATTTTGGGGGTGTGAAGAGGGCGGTGATGCTTGACCGGCAGGATTTAAATGCTCTTGCAAGAATAAAGGAGTATGTTGCCTCTTTTATGCGAAGGTATGAGGATTTGTTGAGTCAGAATGATATGCTGGCGAGTATAAAATCGGGATACCTCAATGTTGTAAACCTCAGCGGGTTTGACGAAGGGCAGATGAGGGTTGTTGTCGCATATCTTTTGAGGAATCTGCTTCTCGGGAGAATAAATTTTGTCAGAGGTAAGCAGGGATGGGCGAGAATTTGTCCTGCGGTTAGGAAGCCGTTACTCGTTGTGTTCGAAGAGGGGCACATATTCGCACCTAAAGGGGCTGGCAACGACGTTGTGACCTGGATGGGTAGAATCGCCAGAGAAGGGAGGAAATTTGGTATAGGGCTTGGGATAGTCAGTCAGAGGCCAAAGAGGCTGAATGATGATGTTCTGAGCCAGTGCAACACGAAAATAATTCTCAGGATTACAGAACCAAACGATCAGAGGTACGTGCAGCACGCTAGTGAGCATATAAGTGAGGATCTGCTGAGTGATATTGCATCGCTCGGTGTTGGGGAGGCCGTTATTGTGGGTCCCGCAGTAAAGCTCCCGGTGGCGGTAAAAATAAGGAAATTTGCAGGAAATTACGGTGGAAGAGATATTGATGTTATTGGAGAATGGCTGAGTGAAGAAGAGGAACAGAAAAGGCAGATAACCTTAGAGGATCTGGCAGTATGAAGTTCGCCCACATCGCAGATATCCATCTGGGATACGAGCAGTACAATCAGATATGGCGGGCAGAGGACTTCTCAGCTTCTTTTAGAAAAATTGCGGAAAGGTCAATTGAAGAGGACGTTGATTTCGTTATAATAGCCGGAGACCTCTTTCACAGAAGCGTTCCAAGCCCCAAAACTATCAAAGAGGCAATAGAGATTCTTCAGATGTTTAAGAGGGAGAACATTCCTGTGTTTGCGATAGAGGGCAACCACGACAAAACGTCAAGGGACATCTCTGCCTACCACCTCCTTGAGTCCATTGGGATGTTGAACGTCCTCGGTTTAAGAAAAAAAAGAGTTGAGGGAGAATATCTTCGATGCAAGAAAGTGCAGAATGTTTATCTGGTTAAAGGACAGATGGAGGATGTAGAGATCCTTGGTGACAGACACAGAAGCAGATGGCAGCTTGAGAAAATCATTCCGCTGCTGAAACCGGAAAGTGAAAACAGCGTGCTGGTTCTTCATCAGGCAGTGAAGGAGGTTGTGGATATAGACCTCGACATGGCCTACGATCTGACCATAACAGATCTGCCCGAGGCGGGATACTATGCCTTTGGCCACATTCACCTGCCGAGAATGTATGAATTCAGAGGAAGGTACATAGTCTATCCGGGATCAGTAGAGAGATATGATCTGAGAGAAGCCTCTGTGGCGATATCCTACAAAACGGAGCTGACGGTTAGGGAAGGTGTAAGGAAGGGTTTTGTAATTGTGGATGATTTCAAGCCCGAATTCATCGAGATAGATACAAGGGAGATGTACGATGTTGAGATTGAGGCTGAAAATGCCGATGAGCTTGAAAAACGCTTCTTGGAGGTTATGGAAAAAATTGGCGAAGATGGAATTTTAATAGTGAAAATGCGATGTCCCGAAATTGCGGATATTAAAAAGATGAATGAGGTTGCTTTAAAGAGAGCCAGCTATGCCGAGATCAGGTTTGAGAGACGTGTAGAGGATTTTGAAGTTTTGTCCGTTAAAAGCGAAAATGAGTTCTTTACCGATTTCGAACTGAAACTGCTGGATTTGCTGAAGGGTGAAATTGATGAAAGGGAGGTCTATGATTTTCTGATGGAGCACTATCTCAGGCAGAGTCAGGAGGAAGTGAGGCATGAAACAGAAGAAAAAACGGTTGAGGATGCCAAGGGGATAGATAAAAAACCAAAAACACTCCTTGACTTCTTTGGTGGTGATTGAATGAGTCTCGTAATCAGAGAGATTCAAATAAGGAACTTCAGGTCACACTCAAACTCCAAGGTAGAGTTCGATACCGGAATAAACCTCATTGCAGGGAGAAATGGGGCAGGAAAAAGCTCAATACTGGAGGCAATTCTTGTAGCTTTTTACGGTCCGAGACCGGCTGGTTTGAGGAAGAACGAACTTGTGAGAATCAATTCTCCGGGATACTCTCTGAGTCTGACGTTTGAAATTAATGGGAAAGAGGTTACCATCACGAGGAGCAGTAACGGAGAGGCGAGACTGACGGGGATGGAGATTATTGAGGGAGACAGTAACATCACCGAGTGGGTGGAGAAGCACATCTGTCCGAGCCACATATTTACGGGGGCGATATATGTTAGACAGGGAGAAATTGACAGCATTGTAAGGGACGACGAAGGAAGGGAGAGAATTATCAGGAAAATCACGAGAATTGATGATTACGAAAACGCCTGGAAAAACCTCGGGACAGTTTTGAGAATACTGGAAAAAGAGAAAGAAGATTACAGGACATTTTTGGAGCAGGAAGATGAGATAAAAAAGCAAAAAGATGATAAAAAGGCCGAGATCAGATCAACAGAGCGGGAGATTTCGGAAATAATCTCTACGATTGAAAAACTTGAGATTGAAGTTGAAGATTTGAAAAGGAAAAACGACGAATTTGAGAGGCTAAAAAAGGAGATGGAAAAGCTCAACACAAAGTTTAACGAAGTTTCCGGAGATATTAAAGCTTGTGAGTCAAAACTGAGAATGCTGGTGGAGCAGAAAAAGGAGATTGATGGCAGAATAAAGGATCTTGAAAAAAATGTGGAGGAGATGGAGAGGATAAGGCCGAATGCTGAACTCTACATTGAGCTTGATAGGATGCTTTCCCGAGTTGTAAAGAGGCTAAAAGAGCTGGACGAGGCTGAGAGTATTGCCAGAGAGAAAATAGTCAGGATAAGGACGGAGCTTGACAGATCAGGCAGGGATGCGGAGAAGCTCGAAGAAGTAAGAGACAGGCTGAGGAGAGTCGAATTCGCAGTGAGGGAAGTTGAAGAGAAGTCGAAAATCTGGAACTCACTCAAGACGAAGCTTGAGAGACTTGAAAATTTAAAGACAAAGCTTGAGGAAAGAAATTACACTGTAGAGATCGTAGATGAGCTGTACGAAACACTTCTCAAGGTTAGGGGCGAGGAGAGAAAGATTCAGGATGCATTCGAAAAATTGATCTCGCGGAGATCCAGTCTTACGGCCAAAGCAAAGCAGTTACAGAAAGCTATTGAGGAGTTAAAACAGGCTTCCGGCTCCTGTCCGACGTGTGGGAGAGAGCTTGATGAGGCTCATAGAAAAGAGATAATTGAAAGCTACCGAAACGAGCTAAAATATCTGAAAACTAAGCTTGATGAACTGAATGAACTCGAAAGAGTGCTTAAGGAAAAGAAGAACAAGATTGAAAGGGCATTGGGCAGACAGGAACAGATTTTGAAGTACAAACAGATTGCCGATGAGTTCAGACAGTTGAGTGAAGAGATCGCTAAAGTTGATGTTGAGAGCTTCAGGAAGGCGAATGAAGAATATGAGAAATTAAAGGAAGAAATCGGAAAGCTGAGAGGGCAGGAAAAAGTCCTTCTAACTTCAGCAAACCGTATTGATACACTTAGACGGAGCCTGATGGATGCGGAAAAAGAGCTTGATAGATTGCACTCTGAAAGGAAGGAAGTAATGAGTTCTGTGGTTGAGAAGGGTTTTGATAGTATTGAAGAGCTTGAAGAAAAAATTAAGGAGCTGAAATATCACTACGATAGATGGCTTGAGTTGAGAAACTCGAAAACCAGATTGAATCAGGAGAGGGAGAAGGTTGAAAAAATAGAAAGTGAGATTGAGGAGACACAAAGGTTGATTTATGAAAGGAGAGAAGAGCTCAGCAGAATTAACAGGAGGATGGAAGAAATTAAGGCCGTCTACAATGAAGAGGATCATAAAAGAGTTTCAGAATTGTTTTTGAAGAAGAGCAAGGAGATTTCAGGATTGAAGAGCAGAAAAGATGTTCTCGAAAGCAATCTGCTGAATCTTAAAAGGGATTTGGAGTACCTTGAAAAGCAACTCGACCTTCTGAAGGACTACAGAAGAAGACTGGAGGTGATTGAGAGAAAGGCGATCCCGGAACTGTCAAAAATAAGGGAGAAGTTCAGAAAATACAGAAATATCATTGCTGAAGCGGCGATGAAGGAGGTTGAGAGATATGCTTCTGAAATCTTCGAGGAGCTAACCGAAGGGAAGTACTCTGGCGTCAGACTGAGAAAAGTGACGGAGAGAGGTAGAGAGAGGCTGAGAGTTTTTGTGGTCTATCAGGGTGAAGAGAAGGACGTGGGCTTTCTAAGTGGAGGGGAGATGATAGCTCTCGGTCTAGCCTTCAGACTCGCTCTGTCAATGTTTATGATAAGGGGGAGGATTCCACTGCTTATTCTGGATGAGCCGACGCCGTATCTCGATGAGGAAAGGAGAAGGAAGCTTGTGGACATTACCACAAACTATCTCAGAAAAATTCCGCAGGTGATAATCGTATCTCACGACGATGAGCTTAAAGATGCCGCAGACAGGGTTATTCTCGTTGACCATCACGGTGGAGTCTCGAGGGTCAGGTATGTGGAGGCTCAGTGACGAGCTGCTGAGGGAATTTGAAAGGACGCTTGAAGAAAGCTACTCAAATGTCGTGAACATAGCCCGATCGATTAAACACAGGTGGCGAGACCTCCCGGAACCCGAAATCTGCTCTGTGTGCGGGGTTGATGGAAGCAGAGGTGTTGAAAGACTCAGTGGCCTCGTTTTTTATATTGTGTCGGCAGCATCGGTGGGGGAAGATATAAGGGAAATGCACGAGGTTACAACGCTGAAACCACACATGCACATCGAGGAGAGGATCAGGCTGCATATGCATACCAGTGAGTACAGACTTGGCAGTTTGGCCGAAGAGGAGATAGTGTTAATGGACGGAACACTGAGGGGAGCCATAATACGCCCTCCAACGTATCTTGACAGAAATGTTTACTCAACCCTTTCGAACCTCTATGATCTGGAGGGGATTATCGACGATTACATCACGGTTCTGGACAGGTGGCACTCTGAGATTACGGAGGATGTTGTGAATGGGATTGCCAGAAAGAATTATCTGCTGACGAGGACGGAGTATTTTGACCGCATTGAAAAAGGGTGCAGGAAGGGTGGTGAGGGCGATAAAGACAACCTGATGATTCTGATGGAGTACGTTGAGTACCTTCATGCCCTCAACAAACTTCTGGACAGAAACGTTATTTTTGTTGCAAAAAGTTTTTACACCAATGAGTTCACGGCAAACTCTTCTATAACGGATTCTGCAGTGCTGGACTACATTGCGAGAGAGCAGTTCGGAGAGGAAAAGGCGGGATTCATCCAGTTCAAGCCAGAATTGAAAAAGTCACTGCCCTGGTATGCGAAGAAGTTTAAGA
The DNA window shown above is from Archaeoglobus neptunius and carries:
- a CDS encoding radical SAM protein, with amino-acid sequence MENWLNLHVTSVCQLNCRQCYFKRYDGRKGEIPLDAIARICEDFLSTDFPLDGYTIILGGGEPLLYSRKDYIFL
- a CDS encoding amidohydrolase, whose amino-acid sequence is MYDIAVKNGLCFINGKFIECSVGINGNRISYVGKEDIRGDIEIDASKMFIFPGFFNTHTHAAMTLLRGYAEGLPLRDWLEKVWEIEGRMRERDVYWGSVLACVEMLKSGITAFADMYIYMDGVVQAVGESGMRAVIGYGMADRGDEKRGEEELKIGVELIKKYDGSFGGRVRCMLTPHAPYTCSPEFLEKVAEIGRDLNVIKHIHLSETLWEVKEIKKKYGMRPAELLHSIGFLDDKTLVAHAVWLTDSEMELLATTGTSVAHCPSSNMKLSSGIARVYEMLKMGINVSLASDGAASNNMLNLLQEIRLAALLQNLRKRVLPPSTWLKVATENGYRAYNLFGGVLKKGALADIVTIDRSLRHHPVHDPASSILFASTGCEVSNVIVDGELVVEDSSVLSMDESKVLKKVEKVAERLVNPQ
- a CDS encoding DUF7839 domain-containing protein encodes the protein MNVLLSRKDTIRFLILSELMVNPECNQRDIARKLNLTPQAISEHFKEMVGEGLINVIHKGYYEVTKKGEEWMSRNLIDLHVFSEELLKKIYSKTVVAIAKGKIKENDRVRYWFGDGYIFAEKSSNGNGTALTSAEDGEDILIKPTGSFEPPEKGEIIVVKVPDVAEGGSRRLNLNEFRELVRSRPKSIVVAIGIEALVACRKIRVEPIFFGAKEVCIEAAHQGSGVIVACTEGRINDLLRSLIDENLEFEIKDIVI
- a CDS encoding helix-turn-helix transcriptional regulator produces the protein MRLSVVVLVLILAIAVADGAEIYGKIYRWDTLDVMKDVIVEIKDGTVQRIVSEDGSYSFNVSPGNYTIIAWSGEYMAVENLTVKNTTRFDLILFPKLGEIEEVPEFPAINVESEPPYYLLAAAASAFIVVALYLIKRRSGREAEQTDVPSGVLSAEHADDLPEDLAEVVEIIKREGGRITQKELRKRLGYSEAKMSLIIADLERRGVVEKVKKGRGNIIFLK
- a CDS encoding NAD+ synthase, whose translation is MNWDRVTERIESFIINFVNSSQSEGVVIGLSGGVDSSTVAYLCVKALGNERVFGLIMPERGVTPEEDVRDAIEIAEKLGIKYKIIEINEILNAFLESADGERKGLALANLKPRIRMILNYYHANSMNRVVAGTGNKSELMIGYFTKYGDGGVDFLPIGDLYKTEVFRLASYIGVPERIVKKKPSAGLWRGQTDEGELGITYQELDEILKAIEKGEKREDEKFVKVLELVERTKHKRETPPVAKVRDLL
- a CDS encoding rubrerythrin family protein, which codes for MVVERRMTKKFLEDAFAGESQAHVKYAIFAEQAEKEGYGNVAKLFRAIAFAELVHARNHLKALGNVESTAENLETAIRGESYEVDEMYPVFNKVAEFQGEKEAQKSTYYALSAEKIHVDLYKKAKEAVESGKDVEIEKVYICPVCGFTVVDEAPEFCPICGTKRDIFKQF
- a CDS encoding ATP-binding protein, whose translation is MKVAVGLVMGKSSISEFSFAVNPSCIPKFGEYVMAENRDGEGVIGIVREISNFNRMIIDEGFSFEYLVKNIDFSRKLLEKNDVVVASATVIGVIRGGEVYPNRVPIKPNSEVRLADDELLSTLFRCKSGVEIGQMIARPDISVSLDIKQLVLRHFAILSVTGGGKSNTVAVLVNDVVRKLNGTVVLIDPHGEYVSYTFEDGSENGKNVVPAGIRPERLEPWEFASLVGIDREKAAVQRMHMERIFTTVKKEGKSGKEFMERVLDIAEEWINLASAKGEAEYYDFGGVKRAVMLDRQDLNALARIKEYVASFMRRYEDLLSQNDMLASIKSGYLNVVNLSGFDEGQMRVVVAYLLRNLLLGRINFVRGKQGWARICPAVRKPLLVVFEEGHIFAPKGAGNDVVTWMGRIAREGRKFGIGLGIVSQRPKRLNDDVLSQCNTKIILRITEPNDQRYVQHASEHISEDLLSDIASLGVGEAVIVGPAVKLPVAVKIRKFAGNYGGRDIDVIGEWLSEEEEQKRQITLEDLAV
- a CDS encoding DNA repair exonuclease gives rise to the protein MKFAHIADIHLGYEQYNQIWRAEDFSASFRKIAERSIEEDVDFVIIAGDLFHRSVPSPKTIKEAIEILQMFKRENIPVFAIEGNHDKTSRDISAYHLLESIGMLNVLGLRKKRVEGEYLRCKKVQNVYLVKGQMEDVEILGDRHRSRWQLEKIIPLLKPESENSVLVLHQAVKEVVDIDLDMAYDLTITDLPEAGYYAFGHIHLPRMYEFRGRYIVYPGSVERYDLREASVAISYKTELTVREGVRKGFVIVDDFKPEFIEIDTREMYDVEIEAENADELEKRFLEVMEKIGEDGILIVKMRCPEIADIKKMNEVALKRASYAEIRFERRVEDFEVLSVKSENEFFTDFELKLLDLLKGEIDEREVYDFLMEHYLRQSQEEVRHETEEKTVEDAKGIDKKPKTLLDFFGGD